The following proteins come from a genomic window of Gordonia westfalica:
- a CDS encoding NUDIX hydrolase, with protein MTSTDQGAEVVSAPIRDAATVVLARDTADGIEVFLQRRVKQMAFAGGMTVFPGGGVDKRDAGAHVAWTGPDAQWWAEQFNAGAELAQALVCAAVRETFEECGVLLATTADGAFADPGALAEDRQRLVEKSLSFAEFLTGRGLTLRADLLSPLAHWITPVNEKRRYDTRFFLAAMPEGQKADAETTEAEVARWVNARVAIDSWADGKHFLMPPTWAQLHYVSGFATVAELLAAERTVECILPDTTPGAGLAGLGFPGSDEYFRTLGDQTPPDITL; from the coding sequence ATGACATCCACCGATCAGGGCGCCGAAGTCGTGTCCGCGCCGATCCGGGACGCCGCGACGGTCGTGCTGGCGCGCGACACCGCCGACGGCATCGAGGTGTTCCTGCAGCGTCGGGTGAAGCAGATGGCCTTCGCCGGCGGCATGACCGTGTTCCCCGGCGGCGGCGTCGACAAGCGCGACGCCGGGGCCCATGTGGCGTGGACGGGTCCGGATGCCCAGTGGTGGGCCGAGCAGTTCAACGCCGGTGCCGAACTCGCCCAGGCGCTGGTCTGCGCGGCCGTCCGAGAGACCTTCGAGGAATGCGGTGTTCTGCTCGCGACCACCGCCGACGGTGCCTTCGCCGATCCGGGAGCCCTCGCCGAGGACCGGCAGCGGCTCGTCGAGAAGTCGCTGTCCTTCGCGGAGTTCCTCACCGGACGGGGCCTCACCCTGCGCGCCGATCTGCTGAGTCCGCTCGCGCACTGGATCACCCCGGTCAACGAGAAGCGTCGCTACGACACCCGCTTCTTCCTCGCCGCGATGCCCGAAGGTCAGAAAGCCGACGCCGAGACCACCGAGGCCGAGGTGGCACGCTGGGTCAACGCCCGCGTCGCGATCGACAGCTGGGCCGACGGCAAGCACTTCCTGATGCCGCCGACCTGGGCGCAGCTGCACTACGTGAGCGGCTTCGCGACGGTCGCAGAGCTGCTCGCCGCCGAGCGGACCGTCGAGTGCATCCTTCCCGACACCACCCCCGGCGCCGGGCTCGCCGGCCTCGGGTTCCCGGGCTCGGATGAGTACTTCCGCACCCTCGGCGATCAGACGCCGCCGGACATCACGCTGTAG
- a CDS encoding ABC transporter ATP-binding protein has translation MTESDPDLLIDFRDVAIVRGGKTLVGPLSWQVELDERWVIIGPNGAGKTTLLRLAGAEIHPTSGTAFVLNEKLGRIEIRELATRIGVASPALVDRVPDNEVVSDVVISAGYAVLGRWREAYDDMDRHQAVESLESMGAEHLAERTFGTLSEGERKRVIISRALMTDPELLLLDEPAAGLDLGGREELVDRLATLASDPDAPAIVLITHHVEEIPEGFTHALILSEGGVVAQGLLEEVLTSENLTAAFRQQIILDKVDGRYFARRRRRAGGHRRAGGN, from the coding sequence GTGACCGAATCCGATCCCGACCTCTTGATCGACTTCCGCGACGTCGCGATCGTGCGTGGTGGTAAGACGCTTGTCGGCCCGCTGTCCTGGCAGGTCGAACTCGATGAACGATGGGTCATCATCGGCCCCAACGGTGCAGGCAAGACGACGCTGCTCCGGCTCGCCGGTGCGGAGATCCACCCGACCTCGGGCACCGCCTTCGTGCTGAACGAGAAGCTCGGCCGGATCGAGATCCGCGAGCTGGCCACCCGCATCGGCGTCGCGAGCCCGGCGCTCGTCGACCGCGTGCCCGACAACGAGGTCGTCAGCGACGTCGTCATCTCGGCCGGTTACGCGGTTCTCGGTCGATGGCGCGAGGCCTACGACGACATGGATCGTCACCAGGCGGTCGAGTCGCTCGAGTCGATGGGCGCCGAGCACCTCGCCGAACGCACCTTCGGCACGCTGTCGGAGGGCGAACGCAAGCGCGTGATCATCTCGCGTGCGCTCATGACCGATCCAGAGCTCCTCCTGCTCGACGAACCGGCCGCCGGCCTCGACCTCGGCGGCCGCGAGGAGCTCGTCGACCGGCTCGCGACGCTCGCCTCCGACCCCGATGCCCCGGCCATCGTGCTGATCACCCATCATGTGGAGGAGATCCCGGAGGGGTTCACGCACGCGTTGATCCTGTCCGAGGGCGGCGTCGTCGCACAGGGCCTCCTCGAAGAGGTGCTGACCAGCGAGAACCTGACGGCTGCCTTCCGGCAGCAGATCATCCTCGACAAGGTCGACGGCCGGTACTTCGCTCGACGCCGTCGCCGCGCGGGCGGTCATCGTCGAGCAGGAGGCAATTGA
- a CDS encoding LLM class flavin-dependent oxidoreductase, translating to MDYVTAQQLPLSILDLATVGRDETVAQSLAASVDLAQHAEKWGYKRIWYAEHHNMSAIASSAPAVLIAHIAAHTSTIRLGAGGVMLPNHAPLTIAEQFGTLAELHPGRIDLGLGRAPGSDQQTFQALRRTHASAERFPHDVLELQAFLGDESRIEGVRATPGAGTHVPLYILGSSLFGAQLAAALGLPYAFASHFAPQALTQAVELYRREFRPSEVLAEPYVIAGVGVIADDDPDVAQQQLQITRRQRVSLLYGRGRTFTDEEADAVLSMPQGRQIDEMLTYAGVGTPDEVRRYLSWFAGHADADELIVASLAPNRDVSLSTLGHLAPANSPVAVGS from the coding sequence ATGGACTACGTGACCGCTCAACAGCTCCCCCTGTCCATCCTCGATCTCGCCACCGTCGGCCGCGACGAGACCGTCGCGCAAAGCCTCGCCGCGAGTGTCGATCTCGCGCAACATGCGGAGAAGTGGGGATACAAGCGGATCTGGTACGCCGAACACCACAACATGTCGGCGATCGCGTCGTCGGCGCCGGCTGTGCTCATCGCGCACATCGCGGCCCACACCTCGACGATCCGCCTGGGCGCCGGCGGCGTCATGCTGCCCAATCACGCCCCGCTCACCATCGCCGAACAGTTCGGCACACTCGCCGAACTCCATCCCGGCCGGATCGACCTCGGACTCGGCCGCGCCCCGGGCAGCGACCAGCAGACCTTCCAGGCCCTCCGTCGCACGCACGCGTCAGCCGAGCGCTTCCCGCACGACGTCCTCGAACTGCAGGCATTCCTCGGCGACGAGTCCCGCATCGAAGGTGTGCGCGCAACTCCGGGTGCCGGCACCCACGTGCCCCTCTACATCCTGGGTTCGTCCCTCTTCGGTGCGCAGCTCGCCGCCGCACTCGGACTCCCCTACGCCTTCGCATCGCACTTCGCGCCACAGGCGCTGACCCAGGCAGTCGAGTTGTACCGCCGCGAGTTCCGGCCGTCGGAGGTCCTCGCCGAGCCGTACGTGATCGCAGGCGTCGGAGTGATCGCCGACGACGATCCCGACGTCGCCCAGCAGCAGTTGCAGATCACTCGACGCCAGCGCGTCTCGCTGCTCTACGGACGCGGCCGGACCTTCACCGACGAGGAGGCCGACGCCGTGCTATCCATGCCTCAGGGCCGCCAGATCGACGAGATGCTCACCTATGCCGGCGTCGGGACCCCCGACGAGGTGCGGCGATACCTGAGCTGGTTCGCCGGACATGCCGACGCCGACGAGCTCATCGTCGCGTCTCTGGCACCCAACCGCGACGTCTCGCTGAGCACTCTCGGACACCTGGCCCCCGCGAATTCGCCGGTCGCCGTGGGCAGCTGA
- a CDS encoding cupin domain-containing protein: protein MSATGLPDWATSLDLQPHPEGGWYRQTWRSEVGLPQAVLPAGYTGDRAAGTAIYFVLMPGEQSAWHTVRGSEIWLHHRGAPVRLDLGGDGDEPGEPRAIIVGPDIDAGQQPQALVPPGVWQRARPVGDEAALVSCIVVPGFDFEDFRLED, encoded by the coding sequence ATGAGCGCGACCGGGCTACCCGACTGGGCCACAAGCCTTGACCTCCAACCACACCCGGAAGGTGGCTGGTACCGCCAGACCTGGCGGAGCGAGGTCGGCCTGCCGCAGGCGGTGCTCCCGGCGGGCTACACCGGTGACCGGGCCGCCGGGACCGCCATCTACTTCGTCTTGATGCCCGGGGAACAGTCCGCCTGGCACACCGTCCGCGGCTCGGAGATCTGGCTGCACCATCGCGGGGCGCCGGTTCGGCTCGACCTCGGCGGCGACGGCGATGAACCGGGCGAGCCGAGGGCGATCATCGTCGGACCCGACATAGACGCCGGACAACAGCCGCAGGCGCTGGTGCCTCCCGGCGTGTGGCAGCGTGCCCGCCCCGTCGGCGACGAGGCGGCGCTGGTCAGCTGCATCGTGGTGCCCGGCTTCGACTTCGAGGACTTCCGACTCGAAGACTGA
- a CDS encoding peptidyl-tRNA hydrolase: protein MTDDLTSTGEQSPAEVGDPPAPVPVDPEAVVADHRRLVGYVGGGEDPEYPADVLAMAMVLRIEKSDPPDRTDLLTAAARAVALLCLDHRAAGDGPWASAMDDWCNARIRKIARRARGSQWAAAQEVWGVTATEGDAEARAFVPGRVGDLDRRVKKLQIGGTEVDGRLPTEAPGHGVVLWTNPGLDMTVGKLAAQVGHASMLAAKLLTADEAIRWRIAECPLAVREATPERWRALLDADAAGAAVAVRDAGFTEIAPGSVTVIAEIIRN from the coding sequence GTGACCGATGATCTGACGTCGACAGGCGAGCAGTCGCCGGCCGAGGTCGGTGATCCGCCCGCGCCCGTCCCGGTGGACCCGGAAGCGGTCGTGGCCGATCACCGGCGCCTCGTCGGATATGTCGGTGGTGGTGAGGATCCCGAGTATCCGGCCGATGTCCTGGCGATGGCGATGGTGCTCCGCATCGAGAAGAGTGATCCACCGGATCGCACCGATCTGCTCACCGCGGCGGCCCGGGCGGTCGCTCTGCTGTGCCTGGATCATCGGGCCGCCGGCGACGGACCGTGGGCGTCGGCGATGGACGACTGGTGCAACGCACGGATTCGCAAGATCGCCCGGCGGGCACGTGGATCGCAATGGGCTGCGGCCCAGGAGGTTTGGGGCGTCACCGCGACCGAAGGCGACGCCGAGGCGCGCGCGTTCGTGCCCGGGCGCGTCGGCGACCTCGATCGTCGGGTCAAGAAACTGCAGATCGGCGGCACCGAGGTCGACGGTCGACTACCGACCGAAGCGCCGGGACACGGCGTGGTGCTGTGGACCAACCCGGGACTCGACATGACCGTCGGCAAACTCGCCGCACAGGTCGGTCACGCTTCGATGCTCGCCGCCAAGCTGCTGACGGCCGACGAGGCGATCCGATGGCGGATCGCGGAATGCCCACTGGCGGTGCGGGAGGCAACTCCCGAACGATGGCGTGCACTACTCGACGCCGACGCTGCCGGAGCTGCGGTCGCGGTCCGCGATGCCGGATTCACCGAGATCGCACCGGGATCGGTCACCGTCATCGCCGAGATCATCCGGAACTGA
- the serB gene encoding phosphoserine phosphatase SerB produces MGNDSTSYPGTTVLCTVTGPDRPGVTSVLMGALAGQAVALLDVEQVVIRGQLTLGVLVSATRDPEALQEVVEQAMASIGFDVRVEIGVDPGSRSTSSHAVVILGSPVTATAFSAVAAKLAGQGGNIDSIRGIADYPLTGLELMVSVAGRGGVAADAALRKGLAEVAARHSVDIAVERGGLARRAKRLIVFDVDSTLIQGEVIEMLAAKAGREAEVAAVTEAAMRGELDFEQSLHQRVAALAGLDAGVIDDVAKSLQLTPGARTTIRTLHRLGFHCGLVSGGFRQVIDGLAHELELDFVRANTLEIVDGKLTGRVIGEVVDRTGKARALRSFADQVGVPMEQTIAVGDGANDIDMLSVAGLGIAFNAKPALREVADATLNHPFLDAVLFILGVSRDEIEAADAADGVYRRVPLG; encoded by the coding sequence GTGGGCAACGATTCAACAAGCTATCCCGGTACGACCGTCCTCTGCACTGTCACCGGTCCCGACCGGCCAGGTGTCACCTCTGTTCTCATGGGTGCCCTGGCCGGTCAGGCCGTTGCGCTGCTCGACGTGGAGCAGGTGGTCATCCGGGGGCAGCTGACCCTCGGGGTCCTGGTTTCGGCAACGCGAGACCCGGAAGCCCTTCAGGAAGTCGTCGAACAGGCCATGGCCTCGATCGGCTTCGACGTCCGCGTGGAGATCGGTGTCGACCCGGGTAGCCGGTCGACATCCTCGCACGCCGTGGTGATCCTCGGCAGTCCGGTCACCGCCACCGCATTCAGTGCGGTCGCGGCGAAACTGGCCGGCCAGGGCGGCAACATCGACTCGATCCGCGGGATCGCCGACTATCCGCTCACCGGCCTCGAACTGATGGTCAGCGTGGCCGGTCGTGGCGGGGTCGCCGCCGACGCCGCGCTGCGCAAGGGCCTGGCCGAGGTCGCGGCCAGGCATTCGGTCGACATCGCCGTCGAGCGCGGTGGCCTGGCCCGGCGCGCCAAGCGTCTCATCGTCTTCGACGTCGACTCCACGCTGATCCAGGGCGAGGTCATCGAGATGCTCGCCGCGAAGGCCGGCCGCGAGGCCGAGGTCGCCGCGGTCACCGAGGCCGCCATGCGCGGTGAACTCGACTTCGAGCAGTCGCTGCACCAGCGCGTCGCGGCCCTCGCCGGGCTCGACGCCGGGGTCATCGACGACGTCGCGAAGTCGCTGCAGCTCACGCCGGGTGCCCGCACCACGATCCGTACGCTGCATCGGCTCGGATTCCACTGCGGTCTGGTGTCCGGCGGTTTCCGTCAGGTCATCGACGGTCTGGCTCACGAACTCGAACTCGACTTCGTGCGTGCCAACACCCTCGAGATCGTCGACGGCAAGCTCACCGGACGCGTGATCGGCGAGGTCGTCGACCGGACCGGCAAGGCGCGTGCGCTGCGTTCCTTTGCCGACCAGGTCGGGGTGCCGATGGAGCAGACCATCGCCGTCGGCGACGGTGCCAATGACATCGACATGCTCAGCGTCGCCGGACTCGGTATCGCCTTCAACGCGAAGCCTGCGCTCCGCGAGGTCGCCGACGCGACGCTCAACCACCCGTTCCTCGACGCCGTACTGTTCATCCTCGGTGTGTCCCGCGACGAGATCGAGGCTGCGGACGCCGCCGACGGTGTGTACCGCCGGGTGCCGCTCGGCTGA
- the ctaD gene encoding cytochrome c oxidase subunit I, with the protein MTAVDQPTTQVAPVRPFPERYQPKGSFIYKLLTTTDHKLIGMMYITACFAFFLIGGLMALLMRGELAQPGMQFLSTEQFNQLFTMHGTVMLLMYATPIVIGFANFVLPLQIGSPDVAFPRLNALGFWLFVFGSTIAIAGFITPGGAADFGWTAYTPLTDAVHSPGLGADLWIMGLGVSGLGTILGAVNMVTTVVCLRAPGMTMFRMPIFTWNILVTSVLILLIFPLLTAALMGLEVDRQFGAHIYDPANGGVILWQHLFWFFGHPEVYVIALPFFGIVSEVFPVFSRKPIFGYSGLIYATLAIAALSAAVWAHHMYVTGAVLLPFFSFMTFLIAVPTGVKFFNWVGTMWRGHITFETPMLFSVGFIVTFLFGGLTGVLLASPPLDFHLSDSYFVVAHFHYVLFGTIVFATYAGIYFWFPKMTGRMLDERLGKIHFWLTFIGFHMTFLVQHWLGNEGMPRRYADYLPSDGFTTLNMISTVGAFILGLSTLPFLWNVFRSYRYGEVVTVDDPWGFGNSLEWATSSPPPRHNFTELPRIRSERPAFELHYPHMIERMRAEAHVGPGHDAGKDRQMEEARREPFTVGSHEGSPDPDPR; encoded by the coding sequence GTGACCGCGGTAGACCAACCCACCACGCAAGTGGCTCCAGTGCGTCCGTTCCCGGAGCGCTATCAGCCCAAGGGTTCGTTCATCTACAAGCTGCTGACCACGACCGATCACAAGTTGATCGGCATGATGTACATCACTGCATGTTTCGCGTTCTTCCTGATCGGCGGCCTCATGGCGCTGCTGATGCGTGGAGAACTCGCGCAGCCGGGCATGCAGTTCTTGTCGACAGAGCAGTTCAACCAGCTCTTCACGATGCACGGCACCGTGATGCTGCTGATGTATGCGACCCCGATCGTCATCGGCTTCGCCAACTTCGTGTTGCCGCTGCAGATCGGTTCGCCTGACGTCGCCTTCCCGCGACTCAACGCGCTCGGCTTCTGGCTGTTCGTGTTCGGTTCGACCATCGCCATCGCCGGCTTCATCACCCCGGGTGGTGCTGCCGACTTCGGTTGGACCGCGTACACGCCGCTGACCGACGCCGTGCACAGCCCCGGCCTCGGTGCCGACCTGTGGATCATGGGTCTGGGCGTGTCCGGCCTCGGCACCATTCTCGGTGCCGTCAACATGGTGACCACCGTGGTCTGCCTCCGTGCACCCGGTATGACGATGTTCCGTATGCCGATCTTCACCTGGAACATCCTGGTGACCAGCGTGCTGATCCTGCTGATCTTCCCGCTGCTGACCGCCGCCCTGATGGGCCTCGAGGTCGACCGCCAGTTCGGCGCCCACATCTACGATCCGGCCAACGGCGGTGTCATCCTGTGGCAGCACCTGTTCTGGTTCTTCGGACACCCCGAGGTGTACGTCATCGCGCTGCCGTTCTTCGGCATCGTCTCGGAGGTCTTCCCGGTCTTCTCGCGTAAGCCGATCTTCGGTTACTCGGGCCTGATCTACGCGACCCTCGCCATCGCTGCCCTCTCGGCTGCGGTGTGGGCGCACCACATGTACGTCACCGGCGCGGTTCTGCTGCCGTTCTTCTCCTTCATGACGTTCCTGATCGCGGTTCCGACCGGCGTGAAGTTCTTCAACTGGGTCGGAACGATGTGGCGAGGTCACATCACGTTCGAGACGCCGATGCTGTTCTCGGTCGGCTTCATCGTGACCTTCCTCTTCGGTGGTCTGACCGGTGTTCTGCTCGCGAGCCCGCCGCTGGACTTCCACCTGTCCGACAGCTACTTCGTGGTCGCGCACTTCCACTACGTGCTCTTCGGCACCATCGTGTTCGCCACCTACGCCGGTATCTACTTCTGGTTCCCGAAGATGACCGGACGCATGCTCGACGAGCGACTCGGCAAGATCCACTTCTGGCTGACGTTCATCGGTTTCCACATGACGTTCCTGGTGCAGCACTGGCTGGGCAACGAGGGCATGCCGCGTCGTTACGCCGACTACCTGCCGTCGGACGGCTTCACGACGCTCAACATGATCTCGACCGTGGGCGCGTTCATCCTCGGCCTGTCGACCCTGCCGTTCCTGTGGAACGTCTTCCGCAGCTACCGCTACGGCGAGGTCGTGACCGTGGACGACCCGTGGGGCTTCGGCAACTCGCTGGAGTGGGCGACCTCGTCGCCGCCGCCGCGCCACAACTTCACCGAGCTGCCCCGCATCCGTTCGGAGCGTCCGGCCTTCGAGCTGCACTACCCGCACATGATCGAGCGGATGCGTGCCGAGGCTCACGTGGGCCCGGGTCACGACGCGGGCAAGGATCGCCAGATGGAGGAGGCTCGTCGCGAGCCGTTCACCGTCGGATCGCACGAGGGTTCGCCGGATCCCGATCCGCGCTGA
- a CDS encoding beta-class carbonic anhydrase: protein MTVTDQYLANNAEYAKTFNGPLPLPPSKHVAVVACMDARLDVYRILGLGDGEAHVIRNAGGVVTDDEIRSLAISQRLLGTTEIILIHHTDCGMLTFTDDDFKREIQTEIGQKPEWAAESFTDLDEDVRQSLTRIKNSPFITKTSSLRGFVFDVATGLLREVS, encoded by the coding sequence ATGACTGTCACCGATCAGTACCTGGCGAACAACGCCGAATACGCCAAGACCTTCAACGGTCCCCTGCCCCTGCCGCCGAGCAAGCACGTCGCCGTGGTCGCGTGCATGGACGCCCGCCTGGACGTCTACCGCATCCTCGGCCTCGGCGACGGTGAAGCTCACGTCATCCGCAACGCGGGTGGCGTCGTCACCGACGACGAGATCCGTTCGCTCGCGATCAGCCAGCGGCTGCTCGGCACCACCGAGATCATCCTGATCCACCACACCGACTGCGGCATGCTGACGTTCACCGACGACGACTTCAAGCGCGAGATCCAGACCGAGATCGGCCAGAAGCCGGAGTGGGCCGCCGAGTCCTTCACCGATCTCGACGAGGATGTGCGCCAGTCGCTCACCCGCATCAAGAACAGCCCGTTCATCACCAAGACCAGCTCGCTGCGCGGGTTCGTCTTCGACGTCGCAACCGGCCTTCTCCGCGAGGTCTCCTGA
- a CDS encoding DEAD/DEAH box helicase: protein MAVWTDGEPADLPEPLRDALSGRRFRSEIPILGDGNRRQFVRAATLGLTSAVSLLDASRSVTVTGDVRWYRYLLDGVRAFVTAGSVAPSAEQVAGEWLLRWVAIPTPTWRSWHAVVLGSAPDALLHNGSHAALDDLLAELVDHECRTTIARSIPRLGEPRPASPVVRALLPGTDVGPPCSPERLSAAVGSWSRWNAGVPRDDQSLIFRLHEPEYDDLTESYWDDAWDDDSFDMPTRDEVADASRWRLEVCRRSIDGQIEPVAPHRLDAHELDELTTALATAVREFPELDRADPDRGSLDFLLPTDVAADLFATGAAALGAAGIPVLLPRTIAEVRPALTLRALPPPGGGAPAAMVGLREIREFEWRLALGDSPDAITLTDADLDELSGQKGDLVRVRGVWVRAEGSALTRAAAFVATQRALAASQPPADFGELFGLVTGESDKLPVPVTRVEGLSWLDDVADGGAIRPEPVTPPADLDAVLRPYQQRGLDWLAHLSNLGVGGVLADDMGLGKTLQVIALECHERSVIADDADRPGPTLVVCPMSLVGNWSREIARFAPGLRVAIHHGPSRAAGAVFTTIRDSVDIVVTTFAIAGRDLELLSAHPWHRIVVDEAQHLKNVNTIASKAIRSIPADRRLALTGTPVENRLEDLRAVIDLVNPGLLGSASVFRARYAEPIERDRDPGALRRLSAITRPFILRREKTDPAIAADLPEKADFAVRANLTVEQAALYRAVIDELMAALRDKQQRTLRRRNVLAALTRLKQICNHPAHYLADGTDLVRDGEHRSGKVELLADIVSTVADENDRALVFTQFAAFGEMLSGWLAEQFGTEIPLLHGGLGRTERDRLVADFQSDDGPPVMLATLKAGGTGLNLTAANHVIHVDRWWNPAVEDQATDRAYRIGQNQKVSVHRFVCVGTIEERIDDMIAKKRELSRLTVAAGENWVSDLADDELFELFRLRDEAVSE, encoded by the coding sequence ATGGCCGTCTGGACCGACGGCGAACCGGCCGACCTGCCGGAGCCACTCCGGGACGCACTCTCCGGCCGCCGGTTCCGCAGCGAGATCCCGATCCTCGGCGACGGCAACCGCCGGCAGTTCGTCCGGGCGGCGACGCTCGGACTGACCTCGGCGGTGTCCCTCCTCGATGCGTCGAGGTCGGTCACGGTCACCGGCGACGTCCGCTGGTACCGGTACCTGCTCGACGGCGTGCGCGCGTTCGTCACCGCCGGTTCGGTGGCGCCGTCGGCCGAGCAGGTCGCCGGCGAATGGCTGCTCCGCTGGGTCGCCATCCCGACGCCGACGTGGCGCAGCTGGCATGCCGTCGTCCTCGGTAGCGCGCCGGATGCACTGCTCCACAACGGTTCCCATGCCGCACTCGACGACCTCCTCGCCGAGCTCGTCGACCACGAGTGCCGCACCACGATCGCCCGCTCGATCCCACGGCTCGGCGAACCGCGACCCGCGTCGCCGGTCGTACGGGCACTGCTACCCGGCACCGACGTCGGCCCTCCCTGCTCTCCCGAACGACTCTCGGCCGCCGTCGGGAGCTGGTCCCGGTGGAATGCCGGCGTTCCGCGCGACGACCAGTCCCTCATCTTCCGTCTTCACGAACCCGAGTACGACGACCTGACCGAGAGTTACTGGGACGATGCGTGGGACGACGACTCCTTCGACATGCCGACTCGCGATGAGGTCGCCGACGCCTCCCGGTGGCGGCTCGAGGTCTGCCGGCGCAGCATCGACGGTCAGATCGAGCCGGTGGCACCCCATCGCCTCGATGCCCACGAACTCGACGAACTCACGACGGCTCTGGCCACCGCGGTGCGGGAGTTCCCCGAACTCGACCGCGCCGACCCGGACCGCGGCTCGCTCGACTTCCTGCTGCCCACCGACGTCGCCGCCGATCTGTTCGCCACCGGTGCCGCAGCGCTCGGTGCCGCCGGGATTCCGGTGCTACTCCCCCGCACCATCGCCGAGGTCCGGCCCGCCCTCACCCTGCGTGCGCTGCCGCCACCCGGCGGTGGCGCCCCGGCGGCGATGGTCGGGCTCCGCGAGATCCGCGAGTTCGAATGGCGCCTGGCACTGGGTGATTCACCCGACGCCATCACTCTGACCGATGCCGATCTCGACGAATTGTCCGGTCAGAAGGGCGATCTGGTCCGAGTGCGCGGCGTCTGGGTTCGCGCCGAGGGTTCGGCACTGACGCGCGCGGCGGCCTTCGTCGCGACCCAGCGTGCGCTCGCCGCATCCCAGCCGCCCGCCGACTTCGGCGAACTGTTCGGCCTCGTGACCGGCGAGTCCGACAAGCTCCCGGTGCCCGTCACCCGAGTCGAGGGGCTGTCGTGGCTCGACGATGTCGCCGACGGCGGCGCCATCCGACCCGAACCCGTCACTCCCCCGGCCGATCTCGACGCCGTCCTGCGCCCCTACCAGCAGCGTGGGCTCGACTGGCTCGCACACCTGTCGAACCTCGGCGTCGGAGGCGTACTGGCCGACGACATGGGCCTGGGCAAGACCCTCCAGGTGATCGCACTCGAGTGCCACGAGCGCAGCGTGATCGCCGACGACGCCGACCGGCCCGGACCGACGCTCGTGGTCTGCCCGATGTCGCTGGTGGGCAACTGGTCTCGCGAGATAGCACGGTTCGCACCCGGACTGCGTGTGGCCATCCATCACGGCCCCTCGCGAGCCGCCGGCGCGGTCTTCACCACGATCCGCGATTCCGTCGATATCGTCGTCACGACCTTTGCAATCGCCGGTCGCGACCTCGAACTGCTCTCCGCACACCCGTGGCACCGGATCGTCGTCGACGAGGCCCAGCATCTCAAGAACGTGAACACCATTGCGTCCAAGGCGATCCGGAGCATCCCCGCCGATCGTCGGCTCGCGCTGACCGGCACACCCGTGGAGAACCGACTCGAGGACCTGCGCGCAGTGATCGATCTGGTCAACCCAGGGCTCCTGGGGTCTGCGTCGGTGTTCCGTGCCCGGTATGCCGAACCCATCGAACGCGATCGCGATCCCGGCGCCCTCCGACGTCTGTCCGCCATCACCCGGCCGTTCATCCTGCGTCGCGAGAAGACCGACCCGGCCATCGCCGCCGATCTGCCGGAGAAGGCGGACTTCGCGGTACGCGCCAACCTCACAGTCGAGCAGGCCGCGCTCTACCGTGCCGTGATCGACGAACTCATGGCCGCACTGCGCGACAAACAGCAACGCACGCTGCGCCGCCGCAACGTGCTGGCCGCGCTCACCCGGCTCAAACAGATCTGCAACCACCCCGCGCACTATCTCGCCGACGGCACCGACCTCGTCCGCGACGGCGAACACCGTTCGGGCAAGGTCGAATTGCTGGCCGACATCGTCTCCACAGTCGCCGACGAGAACGACCGCGCACTCGTCTTCACCCAGTTCGCGGCGTTCGGCGAGATGTTGTCGGGCTGGCTCGCCGAACAGTTCGGCACCGAGATCCCGCTGCTGCATGGCGGACTCGGGCGCACCGAACGGGACCGCCTGGTCGCCGACTTCCAGTCCGACGACGGTCCGCCGGTGATGCTGGCGACACTCAAGGCCGGCGGCACCGGCCTCAACCTGACCGCGGCCAACCACGTCATCCACGTGGACCGGTGGTGGAACCCCGCTGTCGAGGATCAGGCCACCGACCGCGCGTACCGGATCGGCCAGAACCAGAAGGTGTCGGTGCACCGCTTCGTCTGTGTCGGCACGATCGAGGAACGGATCGACGACATGATCGCCAAGAAGCGCGAGCTGTCCCGGCTCACCGTCGCGGCCGGCGAGAACTGGGTGTCCGACCTCGCCGACGACGAACTCTTCGAACTGTTCCGGCTCCGCGACGAGGCGGTGAGCGAATGA